Within the Thermanaeromonas toyohensis ToBE genome, the region TTGGAGGATGCCGTGGGGATAATTAGCTCCCTAGATTTCCTAGTAGGCATGCGCTTGCATGCTCTTATTTTGGGAGCAGTTTTAGAGGTACCTTTTATAGGGTTATCTTACGATCCTAAAGTAGAAGCCTTCTGCCGTCAGGTAGAACAGCCTTACTTACCTTTAAATTTCTTACATTATGAGGACCTTATCTTTATATTCAAACGCGTATTGTATGAGCTACCCTCTATACGGGAAGGCTTACGCCGGGCGGTGGAGGAGCTACGACCCCTGGCCCAGTCCAATGCTGTATTGGCCTTAAAACTTTTAGGGGGTGAAAAGTACAGGGTGGGTAGCCAGCATGGATAGTCAGACTAAAGGGGTGAGCTTAGACCGCTTAGCCCAGGCCGCTTTAGCAGTATTCGTGCTAAATTTAGCTAGCCGGTTGCTGGGCTTTGTCCGGGACGCAGCTATAGCTGGTAAGTTTGGGGCGGGGCCCGAAACCGATGCCTATATGGTGGCTTATACTATCCCTTATTTCCTGCAGACTGTTTTGGGTATGGCCTTTGTCACGGTCCTTGTCCCCGCTTTGACTGCCTACCTTGTTAAAGGCGAGCGAGAAGAAGCATGGAAGGTAGGTAGCGCCTTAACTAACTGGATAGGGTTGCTTTTGGGTGTTTTGGCTATCCTGGGGGTGATTCTGGCTCCCTGGCTGGTAGCTTTACTTGCCCCGGGTTTTCCCGCAAAAGTCAAAGGGTTGGCTGTCCAGCTTACCAGGATTCTGTTTTTTTCCCTTCCTTTCATGGGAACAGGTATGGTGCTTAGCGGGATTTTAAATGCTGGTTATTACTTTACTTCTCCGGCTTTAGCTCCGGCAGTGAGCAACCTGATTATAATAGCCTCTGCCTTATTTTTGGCCCGGCCCTTAGGGATTTATGGTTTGGCCCTGGGTACAGTAGCGAGTTTCCTAGCCTTTTTTTTGGTACAGATCCCTGATCTTTTCCGTTTAGGTTTTCGTTATTTCTTCCTTCTGGCCCCTCGCCACCCCATGGTCAGGCGGGTAGGGATTTATTCTCTTCCCGTTATTTTTAGCCTGGCTGTAAACCAAATTTACCAGGCCACCAACCGCTTTTTTGCTTCTCATCTTGCAGCTGGAAGTATTACGGCCCTCGATCTGGGATTAAGGCTAGTAAGCGTACCTTTGGGTGTTTTTGCAGCAGCGGTTTCTACAACGGTTTTCCCGGCTCTTTCTGAGGAAGCCGCCCAGGGCCGAAAGATGGAGATGGCTAGGCTTACCCGCCAGGGTATTTCTTTAGTAGCCTTCTTGGTGATCCCGACGGCTGTGGCTTTGATGATCTTGCGGGAACCCTTGGTACGCCTCGTTTTTGAACGAGGAGCCTTTCAGGCCCGAGCCACTCTCATGACCGCGGAGGTGGTTTTCTATGCTTCCTGGGGGCTTTTGGCTCAAGTTGCCCAGCCCATATTGTTGCGTGCTTTTTACGCTTTAGGGGAGGTGAGGACCCCGGCGCTAGCCGGTTTGGCCTCCGTGGGGCTTAATATAGCCTTTAGCCTTATTCTTGCTCCGGCTTTAGGGCACGGTGGTCTGGCTTTGGCTAATTCCCTGGCGGCGAGTTTCTATGTTTTGGCTTTATATATTAGCCTTAAAGGGCGGCTTCCGTATTTAGAGACCAGAGCCTTGTTAAAAAGCTGTACTTCCATAGCTATGGCTGCTACCTTTATGGGGGGCACCCTTTATATATTGGGTAAAGTCCTTAACCTTTTTAACCCCCTTCAGGCCACCTGGGCGCTGGGGGTTAAAATATCCATTTTGGCCGGGGTTTCCCTTATAGTATTCTTGGTTTTAGCTTGGGCTTTTAAAGTAGAAGAGATGGAGTTGGTGCAAGGACTTGTTGGGCGGCGGAGATAGGAATAGAAATTTTGTCTTTAGGGGAGGGAGTGCCCTTCCTGTAGCGAATACATATTTGTATTGTTATTTGTATTGTTAAACTTGACGACGGAACACTGATACAGTAAATGAAAATGAGGGGAGGAAAACCCTTCGTTGGTGATGGATATTAAAGCCATACAACAGATTTTACCCCACCGTTACCCTTTTTTGTTGGTAGATCGCCTTTTGGAAATGGAGCCTGGCCGGCGAGCGGTGGGTCTTAAGAATGTTACTGCCAATGAATGGTACTTTAGCGGGCATTTTCCCGGTTACCCTGTCATGCCAGGGGTTCTTATTGTAGAGGCGCTGGCCCAGGTAGGGGCCGTAGCCCTGCTCAGCCAGCCGGGTTTCCAAGGGAAGGTACCCTTTTTTGGAGGTTTAGATAAGGTACGTTTCCGGCGCCAAGTAGTTCCTGGTGACGTGTTACGGCTAGAAGTAGAGGTACTGAAAATTAAAGGGAAAGCAGGTAAGGCCCAGGGACGGGCCTTTGTAGGAGAAGAACTGGTGGCAGAAGGAGAGTTACTTTTTGCCTTGGGGGAGAAGGAGGATCCGTCGTGAATTGGGGAGCTATAGCTCTGGCCTTTTTAGTCAGTTTATCGTTAACACCGGTTGTTAAATGGTTGGCTCCCCGTTTGGGAGCTCTGGATCAGCCAGATGCTAGGAAAATACATACTGGGGTTATACCCCGGCTGGGAGGATTGGCCATTTTTGCAGGTTTTATAGCTGGTTACTTGGTAGGGGGAGAAGGGGAAGCCAGTTTCCGGGGTATGCTGTGGGGAGCCGCCCTCATACTCTTGGTAGGCCTGGCCGATGATATTTGGGCCTTAAACCCACGTTGGAAGCTGGCCGGCCAAGTAGCGGCAGCCCTAATAGTCATGGTGATGGGGGTGAGGGTAGAGTTCCTCACTAACCCCTTTAATGGCCTCCTTTTTCTCGGACCTTTAGCCATCCCGGTGACCCTCCTCTGGCTGGTAGGTGTCACTAATGCCCTTAACCTGGTGGATGGCCTGGATGGGTTGGCCGGGGGTACGGCCTTGATCGCAGCAGTTACTATGTCTATAATAGCCTGGCTTCAGAAAGAAGTGGCTGTATCCTTTTTAGCTCTAATTTTAGCAGCCTCGATTTTGGGATTCCTCCCCTATAATTTCCATCCTGCCAGCATCTTCATGGGCGATAGCGGTTCCATGTTTTTAGGCTTTACCTTGGCCTCTTTGGCTGTACTAGGCTTAACTAAGACAGCTACAGTTATCTCCCTTTTTGTACCGGTTGTGATTTTAGGTTTGCCTATATTAGATACTTTTTTAGCCATTATCCGGCGTCTTCTAAACCACCGCCCTATTTTCCAGCCTGATAAAGGGCATCTACATCATTGTTTAATAGCCCAAGGATTTTCCCAGCGCCAGGCGGTCTTCGTTATCTACCTGGTAAACTTAATCTTAGGGGCTAGTGCCATTTTGCTTACGCGCCTGACCACCGACCAGGGGATGGTGATTTTAATCTTCCTTACCTTCCTCGCCTTGTGGGGAGGCAATAAATTAGGAGTTACAGGTTACCGTTTCAAGCCTTCCAAAACGCGGCGCAACGCCTTCCCCTCTTAAAAACCCTTTACTTCACTGCCAAATTTACTGCCAAAGGGCCTGGCCAGGTGCTCCTTCCCTGCATTTCCGGCCTTCTTGTGGAGATACTATACATTTAGAACATGGAGCTACAGGGAGGGAGTGTTACCTTGCGGGAAGTCGTCCTGGAGGGGTTAGCTATATTAGCCTTTATTGCAGCAGGCCTTGGCCTGCTCTTTTATCTCCACAATCGCGAACTCTTATAAAGCCTTAAAGAGAAGGAGGTTGGGCCCTTTGGAAAATACCCTGGAGGTAATTTTACAGACCCTCCTAGCCTTTGCGGCTATTTTAATCTACACGCGTATTTTAGGAAAGCAACAGGTTGGACAGCTCACTTTCTTTGAATATATCAACGGCATCACCTTCGGGAGTATCGCAGCTGCCTTGGCCACCGATATAGATCCTGATCGTACTTGGCTGCATTTCCTGGGGTTGACCCTTTTTGCTGCCTTGACTTGGGGTGCAGGATATGTGGCTTTGTTAAGCCGGCCAGCGCGCAAGCTCATTTCTGGTGAGCCCACAGTGGTTATCCATAATGGGAAGATCTTGGAACAAAATATGCGTAAGATGCGCTATAATGTAGATGAATTGACCATGCAACTCAGGCAGAAAAATGTTTTTGATATAGCTGATGTAGAGTATGCTATTTTAGAGCCTAACGGTAATTTAAGCGTCCTCCTTAAATCCCAAAAGAGACCTTTAACCCCAGCCGATCTTCAAGTGCCCACCGAGTACGAGGGGGTACCTACGGAGTTAATAGTAGATGGGGAGATCTTGTTTGAAAATCTTAAGCAAGTCAATCTAGATGAAAAATGGCTGGAACAACAACTTAAAGCCCAAGGGGTAGAGGATGTAAGCCAGGTGGATTATGCTGTGTTGCGGAGTAACGGCTCCCTATATGTTAATCTTAAAAAGGATCAGCTTACTACACCTGTAGACATTACAGATACTCCTCAAAGCCCTCTCAAATAAAAGATTTTTAGTTTTTAAGGGGGGAGGCCTTTGGGCATTAAGTTTGGGACTGATGGCTGGCGGGCCATTATTGCCGATGAGTTTACCTTTTCTAACGTACGCTATGTCGTGCAAGCCATAGCTGATTACTTACTAGAGGAAACAGATAACCGCCGGATCGTGATAGGTTACGATCACCGATTCCTGGCGGAGAATTTCGCCGCTTCTGCAGCTGAGGTCCTGGCTGGTAATGGGTTCACTGTGTTCCTCCCGGAAAAGGCGATACCTACGCCGGTGACAGCCTTCGCGGTTAGAAGTTTAGAGGCGGCGGGGGCCATAATGTTCACGGCTAGCCATAACCCGCCAGAGTATCATGGACTAAAGTTTATTCCTAGTTATGCTGGTCCAGCTGTTCCAGAAATAACAAGTAAGATAGAAGAAAGGATCGCCCTTAAACCCCAAATTAAGCATCTTAATTTAGATATGGCCCGCAAGAAAGGCTTGCTCCAAGCCTTCGACCCCCAGGAAAGATACCTTAAGCACCTGGAAGGCTTGCTAGATATGGAGATCCTTGGGCGTTCTGGATTAAAAATTATAGTGGATCCCCTCTACGGGGCTGGTTTGGGGTATTTAGAGAACCTCCTTTCTCGGGCAGGGTGCCAGGTAGAAAGTATCCATAACTGGCGCGATCCCCTGTTCGGGGGAAGGCTACCTGACCCCAGCGCCCGGGGGCTAGAAGAGCTAGCGGAAAGGGTGCGCCTCCAGGGTGCCCATCTGGGTTTAGCCTTGGACGGTGATGCTGATCGTTTCGGGGTGGTGGATTCCGACGGGACGTATCTTACGGCCAACCAGGTGCTCTTCTTGGTGCTGGCTCATTTGGTGGAGGTAAGGGGGAAAAGGGGTGGAGTAGCTCGGACCGTGGCCACTACCCACTTGCTGGACCGGCTGGCTAGGGCTTACGGGCTAGAAGTAGAAGAGACCCCCGTAGGTTTTAAGTATATAGCTCAAGCCTTATTACATAAAGGCTGTATCCTAGGTGGAGAGGAAAGCGGGGGCTTAAGCATTGAGGGGCATATACCCGAGAAAGACGGGATTTTGGCCACTGGACTGGTAGCGGAAATAAGGGCCAGGTCAGGTTGCCCCTTGAAACACCTTCTTGCGGAACTTCTTAAGCGTTATGGTCCCCTGTTCAGCGAACGCTTAGATATCCATGTTTCACCGGAGAGCAAGAAAAAGGTTTTAAATAAGCTAACCCATTATGAACCTGCTAGGTTAGGCGAGCAACCTGTAGTTGGCCGGGTCACCATCGATGGTGTTAAATTTTTACTGGCCGACGGGAGTTGGGCCTTGATAAGGCCCTCAGGTACAGAGCCCTTATTCCGGGTATACATAGAGGCTCCTAACCAGGAAACTCTTAAAGGGATACGGGAAGACCTTAGAGCAGGGCTAGAAATTTAGGGCCGGACTTTGGGGTCCGGCCGTACTTTTTTACGATTTAAAGTAGGAATTGTATTCTTCCGGGGATAAATCCCGGTAGCAGCTGGGGCATAAGGCCCCTCTGTGGGGGGCCTCTACTGGGAGTTCTCCTAGAACTCGTGTTATAAGGCTGATGGGTGCTCCGCAGCGCAAGCAAGCATCAGCCGCTGGTTCCATGGCTATTTCACCACCTTTATTTTTAAGTATGGAATCTTCAGAGCCAGGGCATACCCCGAGTAAGCTGGGAAGTATTGGAGGAGCTCCCTTGATACTAGAATTAGCATAAAATGAACTGAAGATAGATTGAGGGGATGCCCCATGGCTTTGGTAGTATGGTATATTGTAATCTTCTTTCTTTTTATGGTAATGTTTTGGAATTTTATTTCCCTCGCCCGGGTAGGAAAGGTTAAACATCGTCTTTTGCTCCTGGTCCAGGATCAGGAAGAAGCTATAGAAGGGATACTACGGGCTATCCTATGGTGGCGTAGTTTAAAAGGATGCTGGCTGGAACTAGTGGTTATCGATTGCGGATCGCAAGACAATACGTACCGTATCCTAGAGCGTTTTAATTTCCCTTACCCTATCTGCACCGTACATTATATACCTAGGGGGAAGGAGGAGGAAGAAGACCTGGTTGGTTTCCAAAATTACTTACAGGGGCCTTATAAGCTCCTTACCTGGGATCTAAGGGACCGGCTTTCTGGTAGATTATGGTTTAGGCAAATATCTACTTGGTTGGAAAAAGATATGGTATTTTAAGGAGGAAAGATGCTAGCAGTAGCGAATTGGTAATTGACTGGTGGGAAAGCAGGGTAGGTATGGAGAAGAAATACATTTTTACTTGGCGGTTGAGCTGGCTACTGGTGGGAATAGGAGCAGGCTTCTTTGCCCTGTTAGGGGGAAGGGGTCTCTCTCTTTTTTACGGCCTGGCCCTGGCCGCCCTGCATATAACGGCAGCCCTGTTACCACCTTCTTTGTGGCAAGGCCGGTTCTGGCAGAGGGGCCTTCTTTACCTCACAAGTTTAATCCTGGGCTGGCTGTGGTTCGTTTCCCGTCGGGGTTACATAGGAGATGAGCCCTCGGGTCCCCTTTTATCTCCGATTTTATTTTTAGCTACAGGGGCGGCCCTTTTTTTGGATCAGCCTGGGGAGGCCCTTATTTTGCTCTTGGCTTCGCTTTTACCCGTCTATGGCCTGGTGTTGGCCGCGGGGGCCATGAAGTTAGTATACCACCTACCTGAATTGGGGGGATGGATAGCCCTAGGCCTTGCAGCTTGGGCTCTTTTCCATCTCTTGCGGGAGCAAAGGGAACTATCTATTAAACAGGGGGAGGCTTTAAAAAAATTAGAGCGAGAATATAGGGAGCTTAAGGATAGGTTAGCCCAGGCCGAATACTTGGCTATAACGGATCCTTTAACAGAGTTATATAACTTGCGCTATTTTGAACAGGCGCTAGAGGTATGGCTAAAGGATCTGCACTCGGCTTCCAGGCTAGCCATACTTATGGTAGATATTGATTATTTTAAAGAGATAAATGATACCTTTGGTCACCAGGTAGGTAATAGGGTGCTGGTGGAAGTGGCCAGACTTCTTAAACGGCAGGTAAGGGAGAAAGACGTGGTAGCCAGATACGGTGGGGAAGAATTCGCCCTTCTTCTCCCAGGAGCAGACCGGTATCGAGCTCAACAGGTAGCTGAGCGTATCCGGAGTGCAGTGGCTTCTTCTGTTTTTGCTTTAGATATGGGATTAGAGGTGCGGCTCACTGTAAGTATCGGTATAGCTGCGTGGCCAGAGGATGCTAGGGACAAGGGAGAGCTTATTAGGCAGGCGGATGCCGCCTTATACGTAGCTAAGACCAATGGCCGCAACATGATCTGGCCTTATTATTTAGTTGAAAAGGGAAAAGGAGAGACATTAGGAGGACTGGAACAGGATGGTACCCTCCCGGAATAGCGTTTTCTGCTGGCAGGGCTATTTATACTTAATTAAGCAGGGAGGGTACGTACAAGTAGGTTTTAGCCACCAACCCGGTCTGGATCGGGGTTTTTGGGAGTCCCAGGGTGTACTTTCCTTCGAGCTTTTGTCCCCACTACTTAATTTGGGCCTCGCCGATTTTTTACTCCGTAATTTACCTATCCATGGACTAGCGACCTCAGAATCACCGCACCAGCTTAAATCCAAGTTAGAAGCCTTAGGCCGACGTTTTGGCTTAAGTTTTTCTTTTCAGCGGGCAAGACCTCCTTTACCCCCACCCCCGGAGGAAGAGTTAAAGCTTGTACGCGAGGTGTTGTCAGGACGCCTCCTCTTTTTAGAAGAAGTTGCTCGTGCCCTGGACGAGAACGGTATAAAGGTCAAAGCTTCCCTGGCTGATATCTTGCATTATCTTTATTTACAAGGAGAATGTGAAATCTGGCCGGCGGTAGGATTTACTGAACAAGGGGTCCCTTTCTGCCGGAGATGTGGTGGAAGAGAGCATCTATTTCAAGCCCGTTGCGGGGCCTGTAATAGCCACTTTTGCTATGTATGCGAGGGCTGCCTGGAGTTAGGAGAGGCCCGTTCCTGTCGGGCCCTTTATGCCCGGGCTGAGCCTAGAAAGCACTTAAAAGGACGTAGTATCAACCCCCAACTCCCTTTCCCCTTAAAGCTTGCCCAGAGGGAGGCTTACGAGCAAGCAGCCAAGTTTGTTGAAAAAGGGGAAGAGCCCCGGTGCCTGGTTTGGGCTGTCTGCGGGGCTGGGAAAACGGAAGTGGCCTATGGCGCCATAGCAGCTGCCCTCGCTCAAGGGCGAGAAGTCCTTTATGCGTCTCCGCGCAGGGAGGTGGTTAAAGAGATATATCCTCGTTTGAGGGAGAGTTTTCCCCAAGTCAAGATAGCTGTCCTACATGGGGAGACTAGCTTAAAATTTCTCCCTGCCGAGCTAGTGGTAGCTACTGTTCACCAGGTCCTGCGGTTTTATCAGCGCTTCGACCTGGTAATCTTGGACGAAGTGGATGCCTTTCCTCTGGCGGGAGATACCCGCCTTTACTATGCCTTAGAGCGCTGCCGTCGTCCCCAGGGCCAGGTTCTATATCTTACAGCTACCCCACCCCTTAAGTTAATACGGGAAGTACGCTGGGGGGTACTCCCTGTAATTTACTTACCCGCCCGCCACCACGGATATCCCCTTCCGGAACCTGAGCTAGTAGTAATTAGAAATCTTAAGGCCCAAGGCCAGTTGCCTTTCCCTTTAGAGAAATTTTTCCAGCTTAGTCTGGTAGTAGACCGGGCCAAAGTTATAGTTTTTGTACCTACGGTAGAATTGGTTGGGGATACAGTAGGATGGCTCCAAAGTTTTTTTGAGTACCAGGGCCAGGAATACGTCCGGGGATGTTATGCTGCGTCACCAGAGCGGGAAGAGGTCTTGGCTTCCTTCCGCCAGGGTGCTTTTCCTGTACTGGTAACCACTACAGTTATGGAACGTGGGGTTACTTTACCCCGCTTGAACGTTCTTGTCCTGTTTGCCGACCATCGCTATGTCTTCGATGAGAACACCTTGATCCAATTGGCTGGTCGCGCTGGGAGAACATCTGAATATCCCCAGGCCAGGGTATGGTTCGTAGCCAGGAAAGTTAGCCCGGAGATGGCTAAAGCCTTAGAGACCATCAGGTGGTTTAATCGTATGGCTGGGGAGAAAGGGTATCTAAAGAGTTATAGATAAATGGGTTTTCCTAGGAGGGCAAAATATGGGAAAGTGCTCCTTCTGTGGAAAGTGGGTATCCCAGGGTATCCTTTGTCCCGTTTGTATCAGGGCCCTGGAAGAGTGGAAAAGGGAGTTTCGGGTTTGCTTTTTATGCGGCCGTCTAATGGGTAAGGAGGTATCCCAGGAACTTTGCCCCCAATGCCAAGAGGAAAGGCCTCCCTTCCGCCTGGCCCGCGCCGTAGGTCCTTACCGGGGTTTATTAAGGGATATTATCCTTGAGTTTAAATATAAAGGCCGGCGCTCCCTTTATCGGCCCCTCGCTTACCTTTTAGCGCAAGCTGTGGCAGCAGAGCCTCTATTTGGGGAACCCCAGGTAGTGGTACCAGTTCCCTTGGCCCGCGAGCGGCTCCGGGAGCGAGCTTTTAATCAAGCAGAATTGTTAGCCTGGGAAGTAGGGCGGCTCTTAGGCCTTAAATTTTTTGGCGATGTATTGCTTAAAGGACGGGACACCCTCTCCCAGGCTGGGCTTAGTCGCCAAGCCCGGTGGCTAAACCTTAAAGATAGTTTCACCGTGGGAGCTACCTCAATAGTGACTGGACAAGACGTGCTGCTTGTTGACGATGTGTTGACTACTGGGGCCACAGCGGCTGCCTGTACTACAGTGTTGTTGCAGGCAGGAGCCCGTTCGGTGTGTGTAGTTACTTTAGCTACAGGCGTTTTTTAAAAAACGATAGGATTCGAGCTGTATTTTACCTTTTTCTTCTTGCTACGACACATTTTTTCTCCTTCCACATAGGAGTCCACAATATAGGGGCAGAGTTTCCAAGTTATTAACAGAGTTATCCACGTTATCCACAGGGATACGGGCTTGTCTTAAGCCTTAGGACAGGTGTTTTCGACAAGACAGCGTATGACAAAGGAAATTTTAACGGCCTAAACTTTTGACATGTGCTGCCTTCCGTGGTATAATGGCACTGCTTCTCGGGTTCAAAAAGCCTGGGGGTAACAATTTAAATAAATCTTTAAGGAGGAAGGTTGTTTTTTATGAAAATGTTGGGCAAGGTTAAATGGTTTAGCCCGCAAAAGGGGTACGGATTTATCGCTGGAGAGGATGGGAAGGATGTATTTGTGCACTATTCAGCTATCCAGGAGAAGGGTTTCAAAAGCCTAACTCCCGGGCAGGAAGTGGAGTTTGAGATTGTAGAGGGACCGCGTGGCCCCCAGGCGGCTAACGTGGTAAAGCGATAACAAAGGGAATATAAAAGAGCCCCGGAACACCGGGGCTTTTTAACATGGATGGCAGGAAATTGCCCTTTAAGCGGGAATAATATTTGGTAAAAGCCTAAAGATGGCATGAGGGGTGTTAAGTCCATGCGCTTGGTTGTGCGGGGTAAGAACTTTGAGGTTTCCGATGCCCTTCGCCAGTACGCGGAAAAGCGCCTTAAGAAACTAGAGAGATTCTTGGGTGAGGAAGTAGAAGTCCAGGTAACCATGTCAGTAAGCCGGGATAGGCATATTGTGGAGGTTACAGTGCCCCTGGACGGGTATTTACTGCGCGGGGAAGAAGCTACAGGAGATATGTATGGTTCTATTGATCTTGTTTTGGAAAAACTGGAAAAGCAGATGGAAAAATATAAAACTCGGTTGGCTAAGAAAGTCAAGGGGAATGCCTTGAAAGAAGAAGCTATTATTTCACTCCTTAAGGAAGAGGAAACTGAGGAACCCAAGGTGGTGCGTACCAAACGCTTTCCTATCAAGCCCATGAGCGTAGAAGAGGCTATACTACAGATGAATCTTCTAGGACATAATTTCTTTGTATTTGCCAATGCGGAGACCGAACAAGTAAATGTCCTTTATCGGCGGAAGGATGGTAATTACGGGCTGATCGAGCCAGAATTATAAAACCCGAACTTCTTTTTTTGCTCTGCTCACCCTTCCCCATGGGAGGGAAATCCTTCTGTAAAGCGAAATTAACGTAAAGTTAAGATATAAGGTCCTTAGATATAAGGTCCTTACAGGAAGTTTTGTAAGGGAGATTTTGCCACGGGGAGAAGGGTGAGGAGGCAAATTGGTCGCTGAAAAATCTACTGAACCGATAGCCGCAGCAGAATATGAACGCGTAATATGCCAAGTTAAGGGGGTACTTTCAGCCCGTCTGGTGACAGGTGTGGATGGGCAAATCGAGGAGATCCACGTCTTGGCTACCCCTGACCGGAATCCCAAGCAAGTGGTACGGGATATTGAGACCGCTGTTTTAGTACAGCTAGGTACTACTCTAGATCGTAAAAAGATTAGCGTAGCCCAGTTGGAAGAAGGAGTGGCTGGGGCTGACCATGTAAATGAGGCTGGTGCATCTTGCGGGAGGGCCCGGCGAACCCAGCTCCGGTTGGTTCGCTTGGGCTTTTTTTCCCGGGGTATCCGCCTGGAAGCCAATGTAACGGTAGAGATAGGTGAGGAAGGTAACTTCTATGAAGGTAGTGCTATAGGCGCCAATATGCCTGGTAAAGGCTGCTACTTGGTAGCCCAGGCCACCCTAGAAGCAATTAAGAAATACTTAGGGGAAAGCTGTATATTGACCTTAGAGGATCTTCTGCAGCTGGAAGTGGCTAAAACGCGAGCGATCCTAGTGGTTATAGGTATGTTAGGAGATTGGGGACGTGAACGTCTGGCGGGGATAGCTTTTTTGGATGAGAGCCCTGATGAGCTGCAAGCTACGGGTACGGCTGTTTTGAGGGCTCTAGCTTGCCGGTTCTGCATACATGTACATACATAGACCTGATTGCCTTTCTGCTAGAAAAAGTGCTACAATAAAAGTGATGTATAGGAGGCAAGCAAGGAAGGTCGAGGGGGTACTCTTCCCCCTCGCTTTATTCCAAAGGGGAGATATCCCGTGTTGGGGTTGCTTAAAACTATATTAGACGATAATGCCCGGGAGATTAAGAAGCTTTCCCAAAAAGTACAGCTTATAAACTCTTTAGAACCCGAGATCAGCGCCCTAAGGGATGAAGAGCTTCAATCCAAGACTCCGGAGTTCCGCCGGCGCCTGGAGAGGGGTGCTACTCTAGATGATCTTTTACCTGAGGCCTTTGCAGTGGTACGGGAAGTAGCGCGGCGGGTTCTAGGTATGCGCCATTTTGATGTCCAGCTTATGGGGGGCATTGTGCTGCACCAGGGCCGCATTGCGGAGATGAAAACGGGAGAAGGAAAGACCCTGGTGGCTACCTTGCCGGCTTATCTTAATGCTTTAACGGGCCGGGGGGTTCATATTGTAACCGTAAATGATTATCTAGCTCGGCGAGATAGCGAGTGGATGGGTAAGATCTATCGCTTTTTGGGTCTAAATGTGGGACTAATTGTCCATGGGTTAAGCACCCAGGAGCGACGCCGGGCCTATGCTGCTGACATAACTTACGGCACCAATAATGAATTCGGCTTCGACTACTTGCGGGATAATATGGCTTTGCACCCGGATGAACTCGTCCAGCGGGAACTCCATTATGCTATCATCGATGAAGTGGATAGCATCCTCATAGATGAGGCCAGAACACCCCTTATCATTTCTGGCCAGGCGGAAAAGCCTACGGAAATGTATTACCGTATAGCTCGTATCATTCCTAAGCTTAAAGCTGGTGAAGATTACCATGTAGATGAAAAGGCTAAAGTAGCCACCCTGACTGAGGCTGGGGTAGCCAAGGTAGAAAAGCTTCTAGGTATTGATAACCTGTATGACGATGCTAATATAGAGCTAGCCCACCATGTCCTTCAGGCCCTAAAGGCCCACACCCTTATGAAGCGGGACCGGGATTATGTGGTTAAAGATGGCCAGGTGATAATCGTAGATGAATTTACTGGAAGGCTTATGTTCGGCCGGAGGTATAGCGAAG harbors:
- the murJ gene encoding murein biosynthesis integral membrane protein MurJ; the encoded protein is MDSQTKGVSLDRLAQAALAVFVLNLASRLLGFVRDAAIAGKFGAGPETDAYMVAYTIPYFLQTVLGMAFVTVLVPALTAYLVKGEREEAWKVGSALTNWIGLLLGVLAILGVILAPWLVALLAPGFPAKVKGLAVQLTRILFFSLPFMGTGMVLSGILNAGYYFTSPALAPAVSNLIIIASALFLARPLGIYGLALGTVASFLAFFLVQIPDLFRLGFRYFFLLAPRHPMVRRVGIYSLPVIFSLAVNQIYQATNRFFASHLAAGSITALDLGLRLVSVPLGVFAAAVSTTVFPALSEEAAQGRKMEMARLTRQGISLVAFLVIPTAVALMILREPLVRLVFERGAFQARATLMTAEVVFYASWGLLAQVAQPILLRAFYALGEVRTPALAGLASVGLNIAFSLILAPALGHGGLALANSLAASFYVLALYISLKGRLPYLETRALLKSCTSIAMAATFMGGTLYILGKVLNLFNPLQATWALGVKISILAGVSLIVFLVLAWAFKVEEMELVQGLVGRRR
- the fabZ gene encoding 3-hydroxyacyl-ACP dehydratase FabZ, translated to MMDIKAIQQILPHRYPFLLVDRLLEMEPGRRAVGLKNVTANEWYFSGHFPGYPVMPGVLIVEALAQVGAVALLSQPGFQGKVPFFGGLDKVRFRRQVVPGDVLRLEVEVLKIKGKAGKAQGRAFVGEELVAEGELLFALGEKEDPS
- a CDS encoding MraY family glycosyltransferase, with product MNWGAIALAFLVSLSLTPVVKWLAPRLGALDQPDARKIHTGVIPRLGGLAIFAGFIAGYLVGGEGEASFRGMLWGAALILLVGLADDIWALNPRWKLAGQVAAALIVMVMGVRVEFLTNPFNGLLFLGPLAIPVTLLWLVGVTNALNLVDGLDGLAGGTALIAAVTMSIIAWLQKEVAVSFLALILAASILGFLPYNFHPASIFMGDSGSMFLGFTLASLAVLGLTKTATVISLFVPVVILGLPILDTFLAIIRRLLNHRPIFQPDKGHLHHCLIAQGFSQRQAVFVIYLVNLILGASAILLTRLTTDQGMVILIFLTFLALWGGNKLGVTGYRFKPSKTRRNAFPS
- a CDS encoding DUF421 domain-containing protein, with protein sequence MENTLEVILQTLLAFAAILIYTRILGKQQVGQLTFFEYINGITFGSIAAALATDIDPDRTWLHFLGLTLFAALTWGAGYVALLSRPARKLISGEPTVVIHNGKILEQNMRKMRYNVDELTMQLRQKNVFDIADVEYAILEPNGNLSVLLKSQKRPLTPADLQVPTEYEGVPTELIVDGEILFENLKQVNLDEKWLEQQLKAQGVEDVSQVDYAVLRSNGSLYVNLKKDQLTTPVDITDTPQSPLK
- a CDS encoding phosphoglucomutase/phosphomannomutase family protein, with amino-acid sequence MGIKFGTDGWRAIIADEFTFSNVRYVVQAIADYLLEETDNRRIVIGYDHRFLAENFAASAAEVLAGNGFTVFLPEKAIPTPVTAFAVRSLEAAGAIMFTASHNPPEYHGLKFIPSYAGPAVPEITSKIEERIALKPQIKHLNLDMARKKGLLQAFDPQERYLKHLEGLLDMEILGRSGLKIIVDPLYGAGLGYLENLLSRAGCQVESIHNWRDPLFGGRLPDPSARGLEELAERVRLQGAHLGLALDGDADRFGVVDSDGTYLTANQVLFLVLAHLVEVRGKRGGVARTVATTHLLDRLARAYGLEVEETPVGFKYIAQALLHKGCILGGEESGGLSIEGHIPEKDGILATGLVAEIRARSGCPLKHLLAELLKRYGPLFSERLDIHVSPESKKKVLNKLTHYEPARLGEQPVVGRVTIDGVKFLLADGSWALIRPSGTEPLFRVYIEAPNQETLKGIREDLRAGLEI
- a CDS encoding GGDEF domain-containing protein gives rise to the protein MVGKRYGILRRKDASSSELVIDWWESRVGMEKKYIFTWRLSWLLVGIGAGFFALLGGRGLSLFYGLALAALHITAALLPPSLWQGRFWQRGLLYLTSLILGWLWFVSRRGYIGDEPSGPLLSPILFLATGAALFLDQPGEALILLLASLLPVYGLVLAAGAMKLVYHLPELGGWIALGLAAWALFHLLREQRELSIKQGEALKKLEREYRELKDRLAQAEYLAITDPLTELYNLRYFEQALEVWLKDLHSASRLAILMVDIDYFKEINDTFGHQVGNRVLVEVARLLKRQVREKDVVARYGGEEFALLLPGADRYRAQQVAERIRSAVASSVFALDMGLEVRLTVSIGIAAWPEDARDKGELIRQADAALYVAKTNGRNMIWPYYLVEKGKGETLGGLEQDGTLPE